Genomic DNA from Planktothrix sp. FACHB-1365:
ACAGTTGTAAACAATATTTTTTTCTTCCTTTAACGTTAAAATTCTGGATTGTATGGTTCATCCTTTAATTAGTCATTTTCAACGTTTAGCTTGTTATAATACCTTAGCGAATCAACGTTTATATTCAGCTTGTGCAGAATTAACCGATGCAGAACGTCAACAAATTCGACCTGCTTTTTTTAAGAGTATTCATAATACATTAAATCATATTTTGGTGGGCGATCGCATCTGGATGACTCGATTTTCAGGCGGTGAAATCACCTCGACGGGGTTGGATGCTATTCTGTATCAAGATTTTGATCACTTATGGCAAGCTCGTCAACAAGAAGACGCTAAAATTGAGGCATTTTTTCAACAATTTGATGAAACTCGCTTTGATCAAACCATTCGTTATCGCAACAATGCTGGAAATATTCATGAT
This window encodes:
- a CDS encoding DinB family protein; translation: MVHPLISHFQRLACYNTLANQRLYSACAELTDAERQQIRPAFFKSIHNTLNHILVGDRIWMTRFSGGEITSTGLDAILYQDFDHLWQARQQEDAKIEAFFQQFDETRFDQTIRYRNNAGNIHDDPIDILIMHFFNHQTHHRGQIHDMLTQTIVQPPSLDLHRILRPDPKNK